From the Pseudorasbora parva isolate DD20220531a chromosome 2, ASM2467924v1, whole genome shotgun sequence genome, the window tatagcacagtcgtAGGGACGGTGCGGAGGTAGAGaggcagctcgggacttactgaacacttccttcagatCGAGGTACTCAGCGGGCACGTTAGACAAATTCACCGGCTCCTCCTGTAAAACAACACCAGAAACAGACGAACAGGCAGAGACAAGACAAGAGGCATAACACTCCTTACTCCATGCCAGGATCGCACTCCTACCCCAATCCACCTGCGGGCAGTGCTTCACCAACCAGGGGTGACCCAACACCACCGGAGTCTGGGGTGAGTCCATAGCAAACAGGGATATTTCCTCGGAGTGATTCCCGGATGTGATGAGGCGTAACGGTTCCGTGCGGTGGGTGATGCGGGGTAAATCTTGaccgttgagtgcgttgacatGGATAGGGTTGGTGAGAGGTGTGAGTGTTATCCCCAGCTGGTGAGCAAGTTGAGAGTCAATGAAACTTCCCTCGGCCCCCGAGTCCAACAGTGCTTGGCAGCGATGAGATCGGGTTGCCCATTGGAGTGTCACCGGGAGGAGAGTTGATGAGGAGGCATTCTTCCTGGAGATCCCGCCCGATAGTAGCCTCCTACTTACTACCGGGCTCGATCTTTTACCGGGCATTCCTTGAGAAAGTGACCGTTGCCACTACAGTACATGCACAGCCTCTGGGACCTCCGGCGTtctctctcctcccgggagagccgggCTCCACCCACCTGCATGGGTTTGTGATGGCAATCCGGACTGACCGTGTCGCCGCCGATCACCAGTGGACGTTCCTGCCGACTCTGGACTCTGGACCGTAGAACTCTTGACTCCGCACGATGAAGACGAGCATCCACTCGTAAGGCCAGGTCGATGAGCCCCTCTAGGGTCTCAGGCAGGTCCAGCGCGTAAATCTCCGCCTGGACACGGTCAGCCaacccatgcaggaacatgtcccactgcgCCTCCTCGTTCCAGTTGCATTCGGCAGCGAGTTTTCGGAATTCGATGGAGTAGTCCGAGACGGATCCGGCCCCTTGGCGAAGATCAGCCAGCACGCGAGCGGCCTCTCGTCCGCTCACCGCCCGGTCGAACACTCGCCGCATCTCCTCTTGAAGGTCTTGGAACGAGGAACAGCATGGTAATTGATTCTCCCACGCCGCCGTACCCCACTGGGCCGCCCGTCCAGTGAGTAATGTGAGTACGAAGGCCACCTTGGACGCTTCGGACTCAAAGGTGATAGGCTGCAGTGAGAAGAACAGTGAACACTTCGTCAGAAATGGTCTGCAGAATTTAGGCTCACCGGAATAGGGCTCTGGAGTGGGTAGTCGTGGTTCGCGGGGTCGTCGCCCGGAGGATGGAGTGGGGGGAGTAGGCGGCGTGGGTGGCGCAGCGGGCATGTGTGATTGTTGTAGTTGTTGGGTGAGCCCGGACACCTGCGCTACCAATGCTTGAATAGCCCGACCAGTCTCGGCCATCTGCTCCTCCTGTTGATCCATGCGGGTGACGCATCGGGAAACGAATTCAGATAATCCTGGTGCACTCGCTGAATCCATACTTGGTCAGATCGTTCTGTCACGGGAATGAAGGCAgaggattcaaaagcaagtgCAAACTCGTTTATTAGAATAATGCAAGAAGTAAGAGAGTCAGAGTTCGATGGGGTGATGGTGACGTCAGCACTGGTAGCGCAGGATCCCAATGGGCAGACCCGATCCCAGGTCCGTGCAAGGGTGAGTGAAGGACGCTGCAGAGTGACGAAATCCCGTGTGTGACGaagtcctgtgtgtgtgtgtcgatgtcctgagtgtgtgtgtggcgaaCCCTCAGCAGAGGGGAAGGCAAGATCCACAGAAGGCAGAGCGGGTCAGAGATCTGCCAGGAAAATCCTCGAGGGCAGAGAAGAGCGATCCTCTGGAAAGCAAGCAGAGCGATCCTCCGAGACAAACAAGCAAAGTCCAAACTCAGGCAACGCCAACGATCctgctggagagagagagagaatgccaaacacaaccacacacaccaacacagggAACGAAAACAACGATCTGACAAACACAAGACGCTAGACAATGGGTATAAGTAGACCCAGGAAACAAGTGGCAGCTGGTGCTGTAATCAGCGGGGAAATAATCAGCTGCCACGCCCACCACCACACACATGCACCAACACTCACGTACCACATAACACAGTGCAGGGCGAACAGgtgaattcatgaaccgtgacaggcTCTTCACTTTTGTAGTCTGTAAGTAAAtggctaataaaaaaaaaaaaagtttgttacAGTTTATGTTAAAAGGGggaaaaattgaaataaaataatataaaagtaaaGAAAGCGATCTATTACAACACGtctgtatttaaaatgtataacttATGAGCAAATGGCTTTCAGATCAATTGAACCAATACGCATACAAATTATTGATAAAACATTAAATCTGGGTTTCAAAAGGTGACttgaaaatatatcaaattacaattttgacaaacaaaacatttttattattaaataataaaaacatgctTTGTATTTGAGTTTAGTGAAATAAACATCTGAATATATGAGAGCAATGCTTCACAAATAATCTCTTTTTATCTGTGTCATAATATCAGTGGCCACCAGATGGAGCTGCAGTCACGAGCCTTGAGAATCAAACCTGTTTAAACCTGCTGGATACACGAAGAACTCATCTCATCTCAGTTTTAGCACTTTAAACTTTGATAGATATATAGCATATCATATTTGGGGTGATGTGTTCAGCAAATATCATACAATCAATGATCTCAGCTCTCCTAAGATTGCGTGTCATGAGTCTTCAGTCCTTGTGTTTAGTTTGTTTAGATCCTAGGGAATGTGGATGTCAAGTTGGCACCATTGGTTCAAATAGCGATAAAGCTAAGAAAGGAGACGTCTGGGAGAGTTAAAAGAGGATGGGGAGAGTTTAACCCTCTGTGGTCAGTTATTCAAAAAGTTTAATCTGGATCAGAATGATCTTGGAGGTTTTGTTATCCAGGATCAGGGGTTTCAGCAGTTTTGTGCCGGTGTTGTGCTGAATTTCGACCCTCTGCCAAATTATTACCCCCCTCGTTGAAGTCACTACCTGATTGGCTAATCCTAACCCCTTCCCCACAACTAACCCTAAATTACCAATAGTTGGTAATAATTTGGCTGGCGTCAGAATTCAGTACAAAACCGTTTTTTCAAAGCAAAACTGcatccagacacacacactttctcatcTTACCAAATCTGGATTACTAGTGCTCTACTGAGCCCCTGAAGAGACATGCTGATTGAACAAAATGTGAGATGAGGGagaaaacaaatatttcaatGCTTTTGTTTAGCGCTTTCCCGAGAAACTTTGATTTCCCTTGCAAAGAACTTTTGACCAGTTCATCTCTTGTGAGTGATTGTGAGTGACATGATACAAATGTTGAACTTTTTAGGCCAGTTTTAGAGTTTCATAAAAAGATGTTGTTCTTGCTGGGATCAGTATACTCCTGATGTTTTTTAATCAAAGATTCCCAACCTTATTAAAAACGTTTGAACAACACAAACTGACAATTTGATTCTAATAAAAATCAGATCTTTTCCCTTATTCTTTTGAACAACCAATTTTCAAGATTTAATCCAATCCAATAGACAAAATCCAATCAGATTACGTTTAAACAACTGGCCCATTGTAACAAATCCACTGAGAGCCAAGGTTGATGAACCCCAATGCAGTATTTATCCCAAAATCCAAAACATTAAACCATAGGCTTGGCTTGGCTAAATTAGTCTTGACTTGCTTATACAGACTTGACTTGCACAGACTCACCAACCGTGGGTTACAACACTCAACAACacacatggcaaacatgagggcttaaatgcATAAAGACTGAGGACTCGACAAGACACATCTGTGAACAATGAAtaaccaataaaccaatgacaGCATGACACAACAGAACACAAGGCCAGGGATCGCATGACAAACCAGAAAGTGCATGACAACAAAACATGACTGTGAACATGATAAACTTAAAAACATGAACCAACACCCTGTGACACCCGTGGTTTGGTTATTTTAGACCAGAAAACAAACATCTTCAAAATGGTATGAAAATCTTTGACACTGTGtgaccaaaaaataaataaataaataaataaataaaatacaaataataacattaataataataataatagtagtttgaataaatgaattgatTATGAAAAGCTAAAtggttgttaaaaaaaaatagtcacacttgtGTTGTTCACAgtcaaaatgaaaaaatatgacttttttttttatttgtacagtCAACAAATCAGCCACGATGCAGAAAGAAGTAAATAACAACATAACATGACATAATATatgataaaatataatttaattgacaaatataacataacatgacatattacattatattatattatgcatTGTTATGTTGTGtcatattatatgaattatattacattaattaCATTATATCATGTCATATgttaattatattacattatgtaatattatattacattaattatattaatataatatgacacaatataatataattcatataatatgaCACAACATAACAatgcataatataatataatataatataatataatataatataatataatataatataatataatataatataatataatataatacaatataatataaaataatacaatataatacaatataatacaatataatataaaacacatcCAGCAGGGGGCGCATCTGCCTTTCAGGTTCGTCCAgcacaccaaaacaaacacacgcCCTTCCATCAGACATTTTAATCCAGCACAGAGTGTGTGACTGTAGACGTGTATCGTCACCTCCCGCGGATCATTGTTCGCTTGATCTCGTCTGGGGGTCTGTATGGTTTATTTTCGCTCCGCTTCCCTGATGTGCGACTGTCATTGGATTATAAACACAGACATGGTCGGGATCGATTGTGGACGCACACGCGAGTTTATAACGTGTCGGATGAGATTCTGTGTGTAGTTCCGGCAGGATCATGAAGAAGTGTAATGGTAAGATCGCGCTCACgcccatcatcatcatctgtgTGTGTCGTTGCTATAAGCCGCATCCCTGTCTCGAGACAGACGAGTATCATAGCAACCGCAAATCTTCGGTGTCGGTGATGTCCTGTGAGTTCTTCATCTGTTGATCTGTTGTGAAACATAATGGCGTCGCGTCGGAGCGATTGATATGCTGCGGAAACTGACAGACATCTGTTAGATGAGTTACAAAGAGTACAGTAATGGTGTCAGGAGTGTGGGATAATTTACCCTATTCATAAACCATGATACGCCAAAGAACAGGAGGTACGTGTCCTACTAACTTACCTTGTGCAGAAATGTGGTATTACCATATTTCATGTCCTGAGTGTTGTTTTTCCCGTCATGGTAGCATGTCCAAAGCCACAACAGCACTATGGTACTTTATTAGTGATTTCATAACACCATTTGTTGGCAAAGTGAATCATATTCAGGATTTTAGACGGTCAGATTATGGACTGACCCATGGGGTAACCTTAATACAATAGAAGCCACAGAGATTGTTACAGTAAAAATATGGTAACTCACTCTCAGCCTACAATTATTATCAAAATAATAAGCAAAGAATGACAGATATAATATTCAACTATCCAAAACAATAAGCAGAGTAACAAACAAAAAGCCAGAATTATTTATTTTCGTCGTAGTCCTTCCTTAGAGAAATGTGTTTATCAGTTGTGTTTAGATGAATCTTTCAGGATTGTAATCATCACTGCTCTAAAAATAGCACCTTGTTTTAGAAAAGTAAATCAAAATAAGAGTGACAGACATGAAAAACAGACAATCAGATAAAACAGAGTAATGAAGTATAAACAAGTGGGTTTTTAACTACTTTTTAAAAGTGTCTACTGATCTTAAATCCAAAGGGAGCATGAGGGAcgactaacaagacctgctcaaAGGATTCCTGCTGTAATTAACAACTATTTTATATAAACAGGAGGTTGACCGTGCAATGCTTTAATCACAAGAACTTGGAGCCAatgtaaagaaataaaaaaaactggtgTTACATGTGATCTCTTAaatgattgtaaaaaaaaaaatattttacaataatcaaGGTTAGTGGAAATTAAAGATTATTTTATTGAGTTAGAGGTTCTCTATGTCTTTTACATATAtgatcaattcaaattcaaacttCTGTCATGAAATTTTTTAAGTCGCTCATTCTCTACCGGGCACatctgattggttcctgctgtatCAGTAGCCAATGAGCTCAGTGTTCAACCTTTAAATACTGGACAGCATTTGCTCTAGCATTGCAGCAAGctttcagaaaccctccaccttccccagctccacctgtatagatctgctacAGGTAATTAATGTATGCTATATTGTACAGCAGCATCATGTCTTACTTGCTCACAGTATTGTGTCATGTGTATTGGCTGTAGCAATAATAAACAACAGCAGTACACCGCTCCAGACTGATGAATCCAACTGAGAAAGTTGTTAGCACCAGTGCAACCAGTGGAAAAGTTAGTTTGGAGCCTAACAACGGTAATGACAGCAGCAGTATTAAAAGAagcagtaataacagaagcAGTTACAACAGCAGTAATAATAGCAGCAGTAATTACAGCAGCAGTGATGACAGCAGTAGTATTAAAAgaagcagtaataacagcagtaatgacagcagcagtaataatagcagcagtaataacagcagtaataacagcagcagtaatgacAGCAACAGTAATAATAGCAGCAGTAATGACAGCAGCAGTAATGACAGCAACAGTAATAATAGCAGCAGTAATGACAGCAGCAGTAATGACAGCAGTAGTATTAAAAGAagcagtaataacagaagcAGTAATGACAGCagtagtaataacagcagcagtaataacagcagcagtaataacagcagcagtaatagcagcagcagtaatgacAGCAGTAGTAAtaacagcagtaataacagcaacaGGAATGACAGCAGCAGTAAtgacagcagtaataacagcagcattgATGACAGCAATGGTAATGACTGCAGCAGTAATAGCAGCAGTAATGACAGCAGCAGTATTAAAAgaagcagtaataacagcagccgTAATAACAGTAGTAATAACAGCAGTAATGACatcagcagtaataacagcagcagtgataacagcagcagtaataacagcagcagcaatgacagcagcagtaatgccagcagtaataacagcagcagtaataacggCAGCAGTAatgacagcagcagtaataacagcagtaataacagcaacaGTAATGACAACAGCAGTAATGaaagcagcagtaataacagcagcagtaatgacAGCAGCATTGATGACAGCAATGGTAATGACAGCTCcagtaataacagtaataacagcagcagtaataacagcagcattaatgacagaagtagtaatagcagcagcagtaatagcagcagcagtaataacagcagcaataatGACAGCAACAGTAATAATAGCAGCAGTAATGACAGCAGCAGTACACAGCAGCATTAATGACAGCAGCAGTATTAAgaagcagtaataacagcagcagtaataacagtagtaataacagcagtaataacagcagcagcagtaataacagcagcagcagtaatgacagcagtaataacagcagcagtaatgacagcagcagtaataacagcagcagcagtaatgacagcagtaataacagcagcagtaatgacAGCTGTGGTAATAATAGCAGCAGTAatgacagcagcagtaataacagcagcggTAATGACAGCTGtggtaataacagcagcagtaatgacagcagcagcagtaataacagcaacagtaataacagcagcagtaataacagcagcagtaatgacAGCAGCAGTAATGACAGCAGCATTGATGACAGCAATGGTAGCCTAatgacagcagcagtaataacagtagTAATAACAGCAGTAATTACAGAAGCAGTAATGACAGCAGCAGTGATAGAAGCAGCAGTGATAACAGCAGTAatgacagcagcagtaataacagcaacagcaataacagcaacagtaataacagcagctgTAATGACAGCAGCATTGATGACAGCAAAGGTAatgacagcagcagtaataacagtagCAGCAACAGTGATAActgcagcagtaataacagcagcagtaatgacagcagcagtaataacagcaccagtaatagcagcagcattaatgacagcagcagtaataacagcagcagcagtaatgacAGCAACAGTAATAATAGCAGCAGTAATGACAGAAGCAGTAATGACAGCAGCAGTacacagcagcagtaataacagcagcagtaatgacAGCAGAAGTATTATAAGAAGCAGTAATAACagtagtaataacagcagcagcagtgatTTCAGCAGCAGTGATAACAGCAGTAATAAAAGCAGCAGTAATGCCAGCAGCAGTAATGCCATctgtaataacagcagcagtaatggCAGCAGCAGTAATGACAGCAGCAATAAtgacagcagtaataacagtagcagtaataacagcaactgtaataacagcagcagtaatgacAGCAATAGTAATGACAGCAGCGGTAATACcaacagcagtaataacagtaccagcagcagtaataacagcagcagtaatgacagcagcagtaataacagcagcagaaataacagcagcagtaataccAGCAGTAGTAGCAACAGTAatgacagcagcagtaatagc encodes:
- the LOC137049156 gene encoding dentin sialophosphoprotein-like produces the protein MNPTEKVVSTSATSGKVSLEPNNGNDSSSIKRSSNNRSSYNSSNNSSSNYSSSDDSSSIKRSSNNSSNDSSSNNSSSNNSSNNSSSNDSNSNNSSSNDSSSNDSNSNNSSSNDSSSNDSSSIKRSSNNRSSNDSSSNNSSSNNSSSNNSSSNSSSSNDSSSNNSSNNSNRNDSSSNDSSNNSSIDDSNGNDCSSNSSSNDSSSIKRSSNNSSRNNSSNNSSNDISSNNSSSDNSSSNNSSSNDSSSNASSNNSSSNNGSSNDSSSNNSSNNSNSNDNSSNESSSNNSSSNDSSIDDSNGNDSSSNNSNNSSSNNSSINDRSSNSSSSNSSSSNNSSNNDSNSNNSSSNDSSSTQQH
- the LOC137049161 gene encoding uncharacterized protein, which translates into the protein MTAAVHSSSNNSSSNDSRSIIRSSNNSSNNSSSSDFSSSDNSSNKSSSNASSSNAICNNSSSNGSSSNDSSNNDSSNNSSSNNSNCNNSSSNDSNSNDSSGNTNSSNNSTSSSNNSSSNDSSSNNSSRNNSSSNTSSSSNSNDSSSNSSSSNDISSSDNSSSNNSSSNDSNSKKQQH